The following are encoded in a window of Mumia flava genomic DNA:
- a CDS encoding GNAT family N-acetyltransferase, whose translation MDLLIEPANFDDPQLAAFLQQHLDDMEPTAPPESRHALDLDALRAPNVRMWVVREGEVIRGTGAIVELEPGHEEIKSMRTDPSVRGEGLARRMLTWMLYDARDRGVERVSLETGSMEYFAPARALYASAGFTECAPFGAYREDPNSTFMTLTL comes from the coding sequence GTGGACCTCCTGATCGAGCCGGCCAACTTCGACGACCCCCAGCTGGCCGCCTTCCTCCAGCAGCACCTCGACGACATGGAGCCGACCGCTCCGCCGGAGAGCCGACATGCGCTCGACCTCGACGCGCTGCGCGCTCCGAACGTACGGATGTGGGTCGTACGCGAGGGCGAGGTGATCCGCGGGACCGGCGCGATCGTCGAGCTCGAGCCGGGCCACGAGGAGATCAAGAGCATGCGCACCGACCCCTCCGTACGGGGTGAGGGCCTCGCCCGCCGCATGCTCACCTGGATGCTCTACGACGCACGGGACCGCGGCGTCGAACGCGTCTCGCTGGAGACGGGGAGCATGGAGTACTTCGCACCGGCCCGGGCGCTGTACGCGTCCGCGGGGTTCACCGAGTGCGCGCCGTTCGGGGCCTACCGCGAGGACCCGAACAGCACCTTCATGACCCTGACGCTCTGA
- a CDS encoding cation diffusion facilitator family transporter gives MDATRHAHSHGHGHAHSHGHSHAHGVRAWLKGVFVPHSHDVSDSIDDALQASRAGIRAVKVSLVLLGLTAAAQLVIVVVSGSVALLADTIHNVSDALTAIPLWIAFVLARRPASPRYPYGFGRAEDLAGLFVVAMIALSALVAGVESVRRLADPQPLEHLGWVAAAGVVGFAGNEAVAVLRIRVGRRIGSAALVADGVHARADGFTSLAVVIGAGGVWAGFPLADPIVGLVITAAIVVLLAGTARDVGRRLLDGVDPGLVAQVEQALVEVPDVERTTDVRLRWSGHRLLVQVSVAVSPGTSVAAADAIAGRAAAAVRRALPSAGRVDITTTPSAAA, from the coding sequence GTGGACGCCACCCGCCACGCGCACAGCCACGGGCACGGTCACGCGCACAGCCACGGGCACAGTCACGCCCACGGCGTCCGGGCATGGCTGAAGGGCGTGTTCGTCCCGCACTCGCACGACGTCTCCGACTCGATCGACGACGCCCTCCAGGCCAGCCGAGCGGGTATCCGCGCGGTGAAGGTCAGCCTCGTCCTTCTCGGCCTGACCGCCGCGGCTCAGCTCGTGATCGTCGTCGTGAGTGGATCGGTTGCGCTGCTCGCCGACACGATCCACAACGTCTCCGACGCACTCACGGCGATTCCGCTCTGGATCGCCTTCGTGCTCGCCCGGCGCCCGGCATCGCCGCGCTACCCGTACGGGTTCGGACGTGCGGAGGACCTGGCCGGCCTGTTCGTCGTCGCGATGATCGCACTGTCCGCACTGGTGGCCGGCGTCGAGTCCGTCCGGCGCCTCGCGGACCCCCAACCGCTCGAGCACCTCGGGTGGGTGGCAGCAGCCGGTGTCGTGGGGTTCGCCGGCAACGAAGCCGTCGCGGTGCTCCGCATCCGTGTGGGGCGGCGCATCGGCTCGGCGGCGCTGGTCGCCGACGGCGTGCATGCACGGGCGGACGGGTTCACGTCGCTCGCGGTGGTGATCGGCGCCGGCGGCGTCTGGGCCGGCTTTCCTCTCGCCGACCCGATCGTCGGGCTCGTCATCACAGCCGCCATCGTCGTCCTGCTCGCCGGAACCGCACGCGATGTCGGCCGTCGCCTGCTCGACGGCGTCGACCCCGGCCTGGTCGCGCAGGTCGAGCAGGCCCTCGTCGAGGTCCCGGACGTCGAGCGCACGACCGACGTCCGGTTGCGGTGGTCCGGGCACCGTCTGCTGGTTCAGGTGAGCGTCGCGGTCTCTCCGGGCACCAGCGTGGCGGCAGCTGACGCCATCGCCGGTCGCGCAGCCGCTGCCGTACGGAGGGCTCTGCCCAGTGCCGGGCGCGTCGACATCACCACGACTCCGTCGGCCGCCGCCTGA
- a CDS encoding ArsR/SmtB family transcription factor, with protein MHADTKEVQVGIDSPYVDLAAEVFTLLADPTRIRIILVLRSGESSVGNLAETVGKSPAAVSQHLAKLRWGRIVRARQEGNRVYYSLVDEHARTLVTQAVFQAEHAVDEQPAHHAPSARGA; from the coding sequence ATGCACGCAGATACTAAGGAAGTCCAGGTCGGGATCGACAGCCCGTACGTGGATCTCGCCGCCGAGGTCTTCACGCTGCTCGCGGACCCGACGCGGATCCGGATCATCTTGGTGCTGCGCTCAGGCGAGTCCTCGGTGGGCAACCTGGCCGAGACGGTGGGGAAGTCGCCGGCGGCGGTCTCCCAGCACCTCGCGAAGCTGCGGTGGGGGCGGATCGTGCGTGCGCGCCAGGAGGGGAACCGTGTGTACTACTCGCTCGTCGACGAGCACGCTCGGACGCTCGTCACCCAGGCCGTCTTCCAGGCCGAGCACGCGGTCGACGAGCAGCCCGCGCACCATGCCCCGTCCGCACGTGGAGCGTGA
- a CDS encoding MarR family winged helix-turn-helix transcriptional regulator, which produces MPTLDQQLCFALYSASRAMTASYRPLLAELGITYPQYLVMLVVWEQERLSVGDLGERLRLDSGTLSPLLKRLESAGLVRRERSASDERVVDVVLTDDGRALEQRARDVPRQAYLATGLSLDESADLRDAVRRLADSLDENRHDPHRRKDSA; this is translated from the coding sequence ATGCCGACACTCGACCAGCAGCTGTGCTTCGCGCTCTACTCCGCGTCCCGCGCGATGACCGCGTCGTACCGTCCGCTGCTCGCCGAGCTCGGCATCACCTACCCGCAGTACCTCGTGATGCTCGTGGTGTGGGAGCAGGAGCGCCTCAGTGTCGGGGACCTGGGCGAACGCCTGCGACTCGACAGCGGCACCCTCTCCCCGCTCCTCAAGCGACTGGAGTCGGCCGGGCTGGTCCGCCGTGAGCGGTCGGCCTCCGACGAGCGGGTCGTGGACGTCGTGCTGACCGACGACGGTCGGGCCCTGGAGCAGCGGGCGCGCGACGTTCCGCGCCAGGCGTACCTCGCCACCGGCCTGAGCCTCGACGAGTCGGCAGACCTGCGCGATGCGGTTCGCCGACTCGCGGACTCTCTGGACGAGAACCGACACGATCCCCATCGACGGAAGGACAGCGCATGA
- a CDS encoding organic hydroperoxide resistance protein: MTPLYTAEALATGDGRNGSGRSSDGRVEVDLAIPKEMGGSGDGTNPEQLFAVGYAACFHSALRSVARATKADVSDSTVGARVSIGQNGEGGFGLAVELEVALPNLDRATAEQLTEQAHQVCPYSNATRGNIEVTLTVTDD, translated from the coding sequence ATGACCCCCCTCTACACCGCTGAAGCACTCGCCACCGGCGACGGACGCAACGGCTCCGGCCGCTCCTCCGACGGCCGCGTCGAGGTCGACCTCGCGATCCCCAAGGAGATGGGCGGGAGCGGCGACGGGACGAACCCGGAGCAGCTCTTCGCGGTCGGCTACGCCGCATGCTTCCACTCAGCACTGCGCAGCGTCGCCCGCGCCACCAAGGCCGACGTGTCCGACTCGACCGTCGGCGCGCGGGTCTCGATCGGCCAGAACGGCGAGGGCGGGTTCGGACTCGCCGTCGAGCTCGAGGTCGCCCTGCCGAACCTCGACCGCGCCACCGCCGAGCAGCTGACCGAGCAGGCCCACCAGGTCTGCCCGTACTCGAACGCGACCCGCGGCAACATCGAGGTCACCCTCACCGTCACCGACGACTGA
- a CDS encoding TetR/AcrR family transcriptional regulator, which produces MTDASPAPKRADARKNIAAIIDAAARCLARNPDATIAEIADEAGVGRVTLYGHFDSRAALIEQVVDTVMTRAEDELTAVDLDGDPIDAITRLLSASWRVTHRTGALVQAAEKTLSPDTLRTAHEQPVVRMRALLERGRSAGSFRTDQPVTWQVTMIQSILHGASAAVTRGDHTADDAEPLLVSSILSALEPR; this is translated from the coding sequence GTGACCGACGCCAGCCCCGCGCCCAAGCGCGCCGACGCCCGGAAGAACATCGCCGCGATCATCGACGCCGCCGCGCGCTGTCTCGCGCGCAACCCGGATGCCACGATCGCCGAGATCGCGGACGAGGCCGGCGTCGGACGCGTCACGCTCTACGGGCACTTCGACTCGCGCGCGGCCCTGATCGAGCAGGTCGTCGACACCGTGATGACGCGCGCGGAGGACGAGCTGACCGCTGTGGACCTCGACGGGGATCCGATCGACGCGATCACGCGACTGCTGTCGGCCTCCTGGCGCGTCACCCACCGCACCGGCGCGCTCGTCCAGGCCGCCGAGAAGACGCTGAGCCCCGACACCCTCCGGACCGCGCACGAGCAGCCCGTCGTACGGATGCGCGCGCTGCTCGAGCGCGGCCGGTCCGCAGGGAGCTTCCGAACCGACCAGCCCGTGACGTGGCAGGTCACCATGATCCAGAGCATCCTCCACGGCGCCTCGGCCGCCGTGACCCGCGGCGACCACACGGCCGACGATGCCGAGCCGCTCCTGGTGAGCTCCATCCTGAGCGCGCTGGAGCCGCGGTGA
- a CDS encoding IclR family transcriptional regulator, with protein MTPGPSAAPEPPDGVLARAVRILSAFDTRSTALTVSELSRRSGLPLSTTSRMVAELVRHDLLARTDDGRRIRVGVRLWELGSRAAPTRGLREAALPFMEDLHTVVRHHVQLGVLEGHDVLFVERLSARNAVINVTEVAGRLPLHASSSGLVLLAHADTEVQAMVLAGPLRPYTADTITSPDRLRVHLAEIRRTGFVHTPGHIRPAAAGVAVPVRDDRDRVIAALGVVVPNDDTAVRVVPALRAAAQGIQRTMTTPDRA; from the coding sequence GTGACCCCAGGCCCCTCAGCGGCGCCGGAGCCGCCCGACGGTGTGCTCGCCCGTGCGGTGAGGATCCTCAGCGCGTTCGACACCCGCTCGACGGCGCTGACGGTCTCCGAGCTGTCCCGCCGCTCCGGACTGCCGTTGTCGACGACCTCGCGGATGGTCGCGGAGCTGGTCCGCCACGACCTGCTCGCCCGCACCGACGACGGCCGCCGGATCCGCGTGGGCGTCCGACTCTGGGAGCTCGGATCCCGGGCGGCCCCGACACGTGGTCTGCGCGAGGCTGCGTTGCCGTTCATGGAGGACCTGCACACCGTCGTACGCCACCACGTGCAGCTCGGCGTGCTCGAGGGGCACGACGTGCTGTTCGTCGAACGGCTCTCTGCCCGCAACGCCGTCATCAACGTCACCGAGGTCGCGGGCCGCCTCCCGCTGCACGCGTCGTCGAGCGGCCTCGTCCTGCTCGCGCACGCGGACACGGAGGTTCAGGCGATGGTGCTCGCCGGGCCCCTGCGCCCGTACACCGCGGACACCATCACCAGCCCGGACCGTCTTCGCGTCCACCTGGCCGAGATCCGCCGGACCGGGTTCGTCCACACGCCCGGCCACATCCGACCCGCGGCGGCCGGCGTGGCCGTGCCGGTCCGCGACGACCGCGACCGCGTGATCGCGGCGCTCGGCGTGGTGGTGCCCAACGACGACACGGCCGTACGGGTGGTTCCGGCGCTGCGGGCCGCAGCCCAGGGCATCCAGCGGACGATGACGACGCCGGATCGCGCGTGA
- a CDS encoding PDR/VanB family oxidoreductase, which yields MLTSSPQPFTATAAPTGDADSRTTVTVVAKRLVADGVCELTLADPYGRRLPDWTPGSHIDLVLPGDHVRQYSLCGDRRDATTYTIAVLREPDGRGGSAAVHDDLEPGDLLGIGGPRNHFRLSPAPHHLFIAGGIGITPILAMVRAVEAMGGSWELLYGGRSRSSMAYLEELEAYGSRVRVVPQDAEGLLDLGAAMASLPEGTRVSCCGPAPLLAAVEARGTMLPAGSVRTERFVAADQPAPVRSTSFEIELAASGRVVEVAPGRPVIDALADAGVHVLTSCRQGICGTCETGVVAGVPDHRDALLSDDERERGDTMFVCVSRACSDRLVLDL from the coding sequence GTGCTCACATCCTCACCGCAGCCGTTCACCGCCACCGCGGCGCCGACCGGCGACGCCGACAGCCGGACCACGGTGACGGTCGTCGCCAAGCGCCTCGTCGCCGACGGTGTGTGCGAGCTGACGCTCGCCGACCCGTACGGCCGCCGCCTGCCCGACTGGACGCCGGGCTCGCACATCGATCTCGTGCTCCCCGGCGACCACGTCCGGCAGTACTCGCTGTGCGGCGACCGGCGCGACGCCACCACGTACACGATCGCCGTCCTGCGTGAGCCCGACGGCCGCGGCGGCTCCGCAGCGGTCCACGACGACCTCGAACCGGGCGACCTGCTCGGCATCGGCGGCCCGCGGAACCACTTCCGGCTCTCCCCCGCACCGCATCATCTGTTCATCGCGGGCGGCATCGGGATCACGCCGATCCTGGCGATGGTGCGCGCGGTCGAGGCGATGGGCGGGTCGTGGGAGCTGCTGTACGGGGGACGCAGCCGGTCCTCGATGGCGTACCTCGAGGAGCTCGAGGCGTACGGGTCGCGGGTCCGGGTCGTGCCGCAGGACGCCGAGGGCCTCCTCGATCTCGGCGCGGCGATGGCGTCGCTCCCCGAAGGGACGCGGGTCTCGTGCTGCGGGCCGGCTCCGTTGCTCGCCGCCGTCGAGGCGCGCGGCACCATGCTGCCGGCGGGATCGGTCCGTACGGAGCGGTTCGTCGCCGCCGACCAGCCCGCGCCCGTCCGCAGCACGTCGTTCGAGATCGAGCTGGCCGCGTCCGGCCGGGTCGTCGAGGTCGCGCCGGGCCGCCCGGTCATCGACGCGCTCGCCGACGCCGGCGTCCACGTCCTCACCTCGTGCCGCCAGGGCATCTGCGGCACCTGCGAGACCGGCGTCGTCGCCGGCGTCCCCGACCACCGCGACGCCCTGCTGTCCGACGACGAGCGCGAGCGCGGCGACACGATGTTCGTCTGCGTCTCCCGAGCGTGCAGCGACCGCCTCGTCCTCGACCTCTGA